CGAGATCGACTGGGTGATCACGTCGTACATCATCTCGAACGTCGTGATCATCCCGCTCACGGGCTGGTTCGCGGCGCGCTTCGGGCGCAAGCGCTACTTCACGGTCTCGATCGGCATCTTCACCGCGTCGTCGCTCATGTGCGGCGCGTCGATGACGGTCGACCAGCTGATCTTCTGGCGCATCGTGCAGGGGCTCGGGGGCGGCGCACTCGTCGCCACGTCGCAGGCCATCCTCGTCGAGTCGTTCCCGCCCTCGAAGCAGGGCGTGGGGCAGGCGCTGTTCGGCATCGGCGCGATGGTCGGCCCGAGCCTCGGGCCGACGCTCGGCGGCTTCCTCACCGACAACTACTCGTGGCACTGGTGCTTCCTGATCAACGTGCCGCTCGGCATCCTCGCCGCGACCCTCGTGATGGCGAACCTCGAGGATCCGCCGCATCTCTCGGGCGGCCGGGGCGGGCGCGTCGACTGGCTCGGCATCGCGCTGCTCGTCGTCGGCGTGGGCTCGCTGCAGACCATGCTCGAGCGCGGCCACAAGGACGACTGGTTCGAGAGCCCGCAGATCGTCGCGCTCGCGATCGGTGCGGCCGTCGGGCTCGGCGGGCTCGTCTGGCGCGAGCTGCGCATCGAGAACCCCATCATCGAGCTGCGCGTGCTGCGCCGCCCGCAGCTCGCGATCGGCTGCGTGCTCGGCGCCGTCACCGGCATGGGCCTCTTCGGACTGATCTTCCTGTTCCCGGTCTACACGCAGACGCTGCTCGGCTGGACGGCGTGGAACTCGGGCCTGGCCGTGCTGCCGTCGAGCATCGCGACGGCGGCGATGATGGCGATCATCGGGCCCATGGTCTGGCGCGTCGGCCCGCGGCCGATCTTCCTCGTCGGCATGGCGCTCATGCCCGTGACGCTGTGGATGATGAGCCAGTGGACGCTCGCGTCGGGCTGGGAGGACGTGCTGCTCCCGCAGCTCATGCGCGGCATCACGATGGGCTTCCTGTTCGTGCCGCTCTCGACCGCGGCGCTCCGCTCGCTGCCGTCGCGCGAGATCGTGCACGGAGCCGCGATGTACAACCTGTTCCGGCAGCTCGGTGGGAGCTTCGGCATCGCCGCGCTCGCCTCGATCCTCGACCGCAGTGCCGAGCTGCACCGCACCGAGCTCGCGCGGCACGTCGGGCCCTTCGACCTCCCCACCGTCGCACGGCTCGACGCCCTGTCGCAGCACTTCGTCTACGCGGGCGTCGACCCGGCCGCCGCGCAGGTCGCCGCGACCGGGATCATCGATCGCATGCTCGGCATGCAGGCCTCGATGGAGGCGTTCTACGACGCCTACGCCTTCATCGGGCTCGCCTTCCTGTTCGTCTTCCCGGTCGCGTGCAAGCTCGCGCGCCACGCGCCGGGCAAGTACGCGCCGATCGAATGAGCGCGCGCACCGGTGCGCGCGAGCGCGCGGCCTTCGCCGCGCTCGTCGCGCTCCAGCTCGTTCCCGTCTGGGCCTTCGGGCCGTTCGCGACGCAGGACGGTGCGACGCACCTGTTCAACGCCGTCGCGCTCGCGGAGTGGTCCGACCCCGCGCGCGCGCTGCTGCGCGAGGTGTTCGCGGTCTCGCGCGAGCCGAACCCGAACTGGACGGCGCAGCTCGTGCTCGCGGCGCTCGCGCGCGCGCTCGACCCGGACGTCGCGGAGCGCGTGCTCGTCTCGGCGTACGTCGTGGGCCTCCCGCTCGCGCTGCACGCGCTCCTGCGCGCGCTCGGGCACGCGCGGCCGTGGCTCGCCCTCGCCGCCGTGCCGCTCGCGCACGGCTTCGCGCTCGGCATGGGCCTCTACAACTTCTGCCTGAGCGTCGCGCTGTGGGCGTGGGCGCTCGCGCTGTACGTGCGCGCGGCGGAGCGTGGCGGCGTCGCGCGCTTCGCCGCGTTCGGCGCCGCGTGCGTGCTGCTCTACTTCACGCACGTCGTCTCGACGCTCGCGCTGGCGGTGACGATCGGCGCGCTCGAGCTCGCGGAGCTCGCGCGCGCGCCGCGCGCGTGGCGCGCGCAGGCCGCGCGCGTCGGCCGGGCCGCCGTCGCGGCGCTTCCGTGCGCGCTCCTCGTGCTGTGGTTCGCGAGCTCGGAGGGCGGGCCGGCGGGTCTCGTGTTCGCGGGTCGCGCCGTGCTCGTGAACGTGCGCAACACGTTCGCGCTCGTCTTCTTCTCGGCCTGGGGCGACCAGGACGTCGCGCCGCTCGCTCCGATGCTCTTCGCGCTCGCGCTGCTCGCGACGTCGCTCGACCGCCGCGGCGCGCGCCACCCGGCCGCGCGCGGGCTCGGCATCGCCGCGCTCGCGCTGCTCGCGCTCGCGGTCGTGATGCCGTCGTCGTCGCTCGCCGGCGAGATGCTGACGCCGCGCCTCGTCCTCTACCCCGTGCTGCTCGCCGCCGCGTGGATCGGCGCGCGCACGCCCGACGCCGACGGCGCCGGCGGCGCCGGCACGGGCGACGCGGGTAGAGCGGGCCGCGCGGGCGACGCGACGGGCAGTGCGGGCCCGCGGCCCGCGAGCCTCGCAGGCGTCGCGCTCGGCCTCGCGGCGCTGCTCGCGGCCGCGGTCGCCGCGCTCGACCAGCGCGCTGCGTCGGCGGAGCTCGCCGCCTATCACGCGTGCGACGCCGCGATTCCGGAGGGCGCCGTGCTGCTCCCGCTCACGTTCGAGCCGACGGCGCGCTTCGCGGGCGTGGGCTCGCTCTACGCGCCGGTCGACCCCTTCGTCCACGCCGGCGCGCGCTCGGCCCTCCGCCGCGGCGCGGTGAACCTCGACAACCACACCGCCGAGAACGGCAACCACCCGCTCGTGTGGCGCGCGGGCTTCGTGCCGGTGCGCACGATCGGCTGCGTCGAGTGCATGCCGCCCGTCGACCTCGACCTCGAGGCCTACCCGCGGCCCGTCGACGCCGTGCTGCTGTGGAAGGCGCCCGCGAGCGTGCCCGGCGCCCTCGGGCGTGCGCTCGCGCGCGACTACGCGCTCGCCTGCGGCGCCGAGCCGGGTGCGCGCACGCAGCTCTGGGTGCGGCGTGCGCGCGGCGCCCGCGAGCCCGCCGCGGTGCCGCGCGCGCCGGAGGGCGGCGCGTGAGCCCGGACGCGCCGCGCGGGCGCGGGCTCCTCGGTGCCTTCGGTGTCTATCGCGACGCCCGCCTGCTCGCGATCTTCGGCATGGGCATCGCGAGCGGGCTGCCTCTCCTGCTCACGACGTCGACGCTCGCCTACTGGCTCGCGCGCGAAGGCCTCGACACGACGTCGATCGGCCTGTTCGCCGCGGTGGGCCTGCCGTACGCGCTCAAGTTCCTGTGGGCGCCGGTGCTCGATCGCGTCGCGTGGCCCGGCATCGGGCGCCTCGGCCGGCGACGCTCGTGGATCCTCGCGACGCAGGCCGGGCTCGTCGCGGCGATCCTCGCGCTCGGCGGCGCCGAGCCCGCGGCGCGGCCGCTCGCGACCGGCCTGCTGGCCCTCGCGATCGCCTTCCTGTCCGCGACGCAGGACGTCGCCGTCGACGCGTATCGCATCGAGATCCTGGGGACGCACGAGCAGGGGCCGGGCGCGGCCGCGACACAGGCGGGCTATCGCGTCGGCCTCGTGCTGGCCGGTGCGGGTGCGATCGCGCTCTCGGACTTCGTCGCCTGGAACCTCGTCTTCGCGTCGCTCGCGGGCGTGCAGGCGCTCGCGATGCTCTTCGTCGTCGCCGCGCCCGAGCCCGCGCCGACCGCGGGCGCCTCGATCGCGGACGCGCCGATCGCGCGCGCGTGGGTCGAGCCGCTCGCCGACGTGCTCCGCTGGCCGCGCGTCGGTGCCATCCTCGCGTTCGCACTGCTGTACAAGCTCGGCGACGCGGTCGCGGGCGCGATGGCGAGCCCGTTCTACGTCGACCTCGGGTTCTCGGGCGTCGAGATCGCGAGCGTGACGAAGGTGGCGGGCGTCGCCGCGCAGGTCGTCGGCATCGCGGCGGGCGGCGTGCTCGTCGCGCGCGCGCGGCTCGGGCCGGCGCTCCTCGTCGGCGGCGTGCTGCAGGCGGCGACGAACCTGCTGTTCTCGTGGCTCGCGGGCGAAGGCCACGACGTCGCCGCGCTCGCGGTGGCCGTCGTCGCGGACAGCTTCACGGGCGGCGTCGCTGCCACGGCCTTCGTCGCGTACTTCTCGGGCTGGAGCCGCGGGCCGTACAGCGCGTCGCAGTACGCGCTCCTCACGTCGCTCATGGCGCTCGGGCGCGCGCTCTTCGGCGCGGCCTCCGGGTGGCTCGCCGCAGAGCTCGGATGGGGCGCGTTCTTCGCGCTCACCGCCGCGCTCGCGCTTCCCGGCCTCGCGCTGATCGCCGTGGTGCCGCAGCCCGGCGAGCGCGGGGAACGTAGTTAGGCGGCGGCGATGATCCAGGCGAAGGTGAGCGCGCTGAGCGGGAGGCCGAGCCGCGCGTAGTCGCCGAAGCGGTAGCCGCCCGGTCCGTAGACCATCAGGTTCGTCTGGTAGCCGATGGGCGTGAGGAACGAGCACGAGGCGGCGACGGCGACCGCGATCGCGAAGCGCCGCGGCTCGATGCCGACCTCGGTCGCGGTGGCCACGGCGATCGGGAACACGAGCGCGGCGGCGGCGTTGTTCGAGATGAACTCGGTCAGCGCGAACGTGGCGAGCACGACGGCCGCGAGGGCGAAGCGCCAGCCGAGGCCGGACGCGCCCTCGACGACGCGATGCGCGAGCGCAGCGGCGAGCCCGGAGTCCTCGATCGCGGCGCCGATGCCGAAGGACGCCGCGATGACGACGAGCACGTCGATCTCGATCGACGCGCGCGCCTCGTGCACCGTGAGTGCGCGCGTCGCGACGACGGCGAGCGCGCCGAGCAAGGACGCGTGCAGGATCGGCAGCGCGCCGCTGCCCGCGACGACGACGACGCCGAAGGCGATCGCCGCCGGCAGCACGCCGCGAACGCCGCGGGGCCGCACCGGCGTGGCGTCGTCGTCGGCGACGACGACGAAGTCCGGGCGGTCGCTCCAGCGCGCGGAGAATCCCTCGTCGGCGAGCAGCAGCAACGTATCGCCGAGTCGCAGCTTCACGGCGCCGAGCTTCGCCGCGACGGGCGCGCCCTCGCGGTGGATGCCGACGATCGCCGCGCCGTAGCGCGCGCGGAAGCCGACCTCCTTGGGTGTCCTCCCGAGCAGCGGTGAAGCGGGACCGAGCACGACCTCGACGAGCCCGTGCGCGTTGCCGTCGAGCCCGAGCAGGTGCGAGTGCTCGGCCGACACGAGGCCCGCGTGCGCGCGGAGCTCGGCCACGTCGCGCGCCTCGCCGACGAAGAGCAGGTGGTCGCCCGCCTGCAGCACGGTCTCCGGCGTGGCCGGCGCGAGCGGCTCGCCCGCGCGCTCGATCTGCGCGAGGAAGACCCGCTCGAGGCTGCGCAGGCGCGCCGCCTCGACGGTGCGCCCGACGAGCGGGCCGCGCGGGTCGACGAGCATGCGCACGACGAACTCGCGCTCGGCGGCAGCGAGGCGGCTGCGCGGCGAGTCCCGGTCCGGCAAGAGGCGCGGCGCCGTCCACGCGAGCAGCGCGACGCCGAGCGCGGCGAGCGGCGCGCCGACGCGCGAGATCTCGAACACGCCGAGCGGCTCGCCGCCCGCCGCGTCGAGCAATCCCGAGACGACGAGGTTCGTCGACGTGCCGAGCGTCGTCGCCACGCCGCCGAGCACGACCGCGAACGACAGCGGCATCAGCGTGCGCGAAGGCGGGACGCGCTGCGCCTCGGAAGCGCGCAGGATCCCGGGCATCAGCACCGCGAGGATGGGTGTGTTGTTGAGGAACGCGGAGGCGGCGGCGGAGGGCACGAGCAGGCGCAGCAGGCCCCGCACGGGAGCCTCTCCGGCGACGACGGCGCCGCGCAGCAGGGGTCGGAGTACGCCGCTGCGCTCGACGGCGCGCGCGACCACGTAGAGCGCGGCGACCGTCATCGGCGCCGCGTTCGCGAAGCCGGCGAAGGCGCGCCGCTCGTCGACGACGCCGAGCGAGAGGAGCGCGACGAGCGCGCCGACGACCGCGATCGCCGGCGACGTCCCGCGCACCATGAGCGCGAACATCGCGACGACGACGCACGAGGTGGCCCATGCCGCGGCGGTCACGGCGCGGGAGCGTAGGGCGGGCTCGGGTCGCGGGCGATGGGGGTCGCGCGGGGCTGCGCGCCGATCGTTCGCTCAGTCGAGCACGTCCGCCGCGACGAGCTCCTCGAGGTAGGGCGTGTCCCACCAGGAGAGCTGGAGCGCCTTGGCGCGCCGGAAGAACATCTGCTGGTCGTACTCGATGGTGAACGCGACGCCGCCCCAGATCTGGGCGCACACGCGCGTCGTCTCGCGATAGGTCTCGCAGCAGAAGAGCTTCGCCATCGGGGCGAGGCGCGCGACCTCGCGCCCCTGCGCGCGGTTCCAGGCCGCCTCCCACACGAGCACGCGGCCGCCGTCGATGCGCGTCGACGCGTCGGCCATGTAGTGCGCGAGGGCCTGGAAGGCGCCGAGCGGCTTGTCGAACTGCACGCGCTGCTTGGCGTAGTCGACGGTCTCCTCGAGGCAGCGCTGCGCGCCGCCGACCGCGGAGGCCGCGAGCAGCACGATGCCGTCGTGCATCGCGGCGTTCCACGTCGCCCATCCGGTTCCCGGCGCACCGATGCGCGCGCTCGCGGGAACGCGCACGCCCGCGAGCTCGACGCGGTACTGCGGGTCGCGGCCCTGCGCGAGCACGTGCTTCATCGTCACGCCCTTCGCCTGCGGATCGACGAGGAAGAGGTCGACGCCCGCGTCGGTGCGCGCCAGCACGATCAGGCGATCGGCCGAGCTCGCGTAGCCGACGTGGCGCTTCACGCCGTCGAGCACGAAGTCGCCCCCGTCGGCCTTCGCGCGAAGTGCGATGCCGCGCTCGCCGTAGCCGCGGTCGGGCTCGAGCCAGGCCGGCGTCAGGATGGCGTCGCCGCTCGCGATCTTCGGCAGCCACTCCTGCTTCTGCTCGTCGCTCCCCGCGGCGAGCAGCACGCCCGCGCCCATCACGCACGAGACGAAGTGCGGGACGGGCGCCATCGCGCGGCCGATCTCCTCGTACACGAGCGCGGCGTCGAACAGCGTCATGCCGCCGCCGCCGTACGACTCGGGGATCAGGATGCCGTTCAGCCCGAGCTCGCCCATCTGCTTCCACAGGTCGTCGGGGTAGCCCTTCGGGTCGTCTTCCATCAGACGGACCGTCTCCGCGGTCGAGTGCTCTTCGAGCATCGAGCGCGTCATGTCGACGATCATCTGCTGCTCTTCGGTGAGGTCGAGGTCCATCGGAGGGGCTCCCGCTAGAAGTTCTTGGGCAGGCCGAGGTGCCGGCGCGCGATGATGTTCTTCTGGATCTCGGACGCACCGCCGCCGACGGTCTCGTTCATCGTCGCGCGATAGGCGCCCTCGAAGCGGCCGAGCAGGGGCGCCTCGTCCTGGCCTTCCATGATCGTGCCGGTCGCGCCCATGATGTCGAGCGCGTCCTTGCACACGCGCTGCGACAGCGTCGTCGTGAACAGCTTGTACTGCGACGACTCGACGGTCGGCGGCTTGCCGCCGCTCTTCGCCGCGCACACGAAGCGCGTGCTGAGCGCCTTGGCGACCGCCGTGTCGGTCACGATCTGCGCGATCGTGCGGCGCACGTTCGGGTCGTCCTTGAGCGGCTCGTCGTCGCGCGTCGCCTGCTTCACCCAGTCGACGAGCACGTTGGTGCGGTTCGCGATCGGCGAGAGCGTGAACATCGTGAAGCGCTCGAGGTCGAGCGCCTCGGAGATGTACTGGAAGCCCTTGCCGCGCTGTCCGACGAGGTAGTCGTCGGGCACGAACACGTCGTGGAAGAAGACCTGGTTCGTCGTGTCCTTGCCGATCGTCGGGAGGCTCTGGACCTCGAGGCCCGGGTGGTCCATCGGGATCAGGAAGAGCGAGAGGCCGTCGTGCTTCGGCT
This Myxococcota bacterium DNA region includes the following protein-coding sequences:
- a CDS encoding DHA2 family efflux MFS transporter permease subunit encodes the protein MSADGAALPSLTSEEDYRLDLRRILIVFSTMLAVLLEIIDTSIVNVAIPSMMGNLGATLDEIDWVITSYIISNVVIIPLTGWFAARFGRKRYFTVSIGIFTASSLMCGASMTVDQLIFWRIVQGLGGGALVATSQAILVESFPPSKQGVGQALFGIGAMVGPSLGPTLGGFLTDNYSWHWCFLINVPLGILAATLVMANLEDPPHLSGGRGGRVDWLGIALLVVGVGSLQTMLERGHKDDWFESPQIVALAIGAAVGLGGLVWRELRIENPIIELRVLRRPQLAIGCVLGAVTGMGLFGLIFLFPVYTQTLLGWTAWNSGLAVLPSSIATAAMMAIIGPMVWRVGPRPIFLVGMALMPVTLWMMSQWTLASGWEDVLLPQLMRGITMGFLFVPLSTAALRSLPSREIVHGAAMYNLFRQLGGSFGIAALASILDRSAELHRTELARHVGPFDLPTVARLDALSQHFVYAGVDPAAAQVAATGIIDRMLGMQASMEAFYDAYAFIGLAFLFVFPVACKLARHAPGKYAPIE
- a CDS encoding MFS transporter; this encodes MSPDAPRGRGLLGAFGVYRDARLLAIFGMGIASGLPLLLTTSTLAYWLAREGLDTTSIGLFAAVGLPYALKFLWAPVLDRVAWPGIGRLGRRRSWILATQAGLVAAILALGGAEPAARPLATGLLALAIAFLSATQDVAVDAYRIEILGTHEQGPGAAATQAGYRVGLVLAGAGAIALSDFVAWNLVFASLAGVQALAMLFVVAAPEPAPTAGASIADAPIARAWVEPLADVLRWPRVGAILAFALLYKLGDAVAGAMASPFYVDLGFSGVEIASVTKVAGVAAQVVGIAAGGVLVARARLGPALLVGGVLQAATNLLFSWLAGEGHDVAALAVAVVADSFTGGVAATAFVAYFSGWSRGPYSASQYALLTSLMALGRALFGAASGWLAAELGWGAFFALTAALALPGLALIAVVPQPGERGERS
- a CDS encoding SLC13 family permease, with product MTAAAWATSCVVVAMFALMVRGTSPAIAVVGALVALLSLGVVDERRAFAGFANAAPMTVAALYVVARAVERSGVLRPLLRGAVVAGEAPVRGLLRLLVPSAAASAFLNNTPILAVLMPGILRASEAQRVPPSRTLMPLSFAVVLGGVATTLGTSTNLVVSGLLDAAGGEPLGVFEISRVGAPLAALGVALLAWTAPRLLPDRDSPRSRLAAAEREFVVRMLVDPRGPLVGRTVEAARLRSLERVFLAQIERAGEPLAPATPETVLQAGDHLLFVGEARDVAELRAHAGLVSAEHSHLLGLDGNAHGLVEVVLGPASPLLGRTPKEVGFRARYGAAIVGIHREGAPVAAKLGAVKLRLGDTLLLLADEGFSARWSDRPDFVVVADDDATPVRPRGVRGVLPAAIAFGVVVVAGSGALPILHASLLGALAVVATRALTVHEARASIEIDVLVVIAASFGIGAAIEDSGLAAALAHRVVEGASGLGWRFALAAVVLATFALTEFISNNAAAALVFPIAVATATEVGIEPRRFAIAVAVAASCSFLTPIGYQTNLMVYGPGGYRFGDYARLGLPLSALTFAWIIAAA
- a CDS encoding acyl-CoA dehydrogenase family protein; the encoded protein is MDLDLTEEQQMIVDMTRSMLEEHSTAETVRLMEDDPKGYPDDLWKQMGELGLNGILIPESYGGGGMTLFDAALVYEEIGRAMAPVPHFVSCVMGAGVLLAAGSDEQKQEWLPKIASGDAILTPAWLEPDRGYGERGIALRAKADGGDFVLDGVKRHVGYASSADRLIVLARTDAGVDLFLVDPQAKGVTMKHVLAQGRDPQYRVELAGVRVPASARIGAPGTGWATWNAAMHDGIVLLAASAVGGAQRCLEETVDYAKQRVQFDKPLGAFQALAHYMADASTRIDGGRVLVWEAAWNRAQGREVARLAPMAKLFCCETYRETTRVCAQIWGGVAFTIEYDQQMFFRRAKALQLSWWDTPYLEELVAADVLD
- a CDS encoding acyl-CoA dehydrogenase family protein, which produces MDFDFSPIEQKFADEVEQWLVDNHDPVVMDHHRENFTQLSDTPERRAFMQKLADKGWLGMSWPKEYGGQEIEGVYEYILNEALSKHAAPQIGKGVGIIGKTLIRHGSDKLKQEFLPKILRAEIEFAVGYSEPNAGSDAANMQLKAEKVDGGWLLNGQKMWTTSAHFADWYWVGARTDPDKPKHDGLSLFLIPMDHPGLEVQSLPTIGKDTTNQVFFHDVFVPDDYLVGQRGKGFQYISEALDLERFTMFTLSPIANRTNVLVDWVKQATRDDEPLKDDPNVRRTIAQIVTDTAVAKALSTRFVCAAKSGGKPPTVESSQYKLFTTTLSQRVCKDALDIMGATGTIMEGQDEAPLLGRFEGAYRATMNETVGGGASEIQKNIIARRHLGLPKNF